The following coding sequences lie in one Falco naumanni isolate bFalNau1 chromosome 18, bFalNau1.pat, whole genome shotgun sequence genomic window:
- the PRR29 gene encoding proline-rich protein 29 isoform X2, whose translation MMIQNSQMHQVVMNNLAVSALTSFGFGPSPAAAQEMVVPLQTGEEEETVVFHHHYIPCPGPAPIQAWPVLMQDQRPVALRYLGTGSLAEDGEPRAVPPPPPPSATGTVGPSVLPASEYYNMLEERL comes from the exons ATGATGATTCAAAACTCCCAAATGCACCAGGTGGTGATGAACAACCTGGCTGTATCGGCATTGACGTCCTTCGGGTTCGGgccatccccagctgctgcccag GAGATGGTGGTGCCATTGCAGACcggagaggaagaggagactgTGGTTTTCCACCATCACTACATCCCCTGCCCTGGTCCCGCTCCCATCCAGGCATGGCCGGTCCTGATGCAGGATCAGAGGCCGGTGGCCCTGCGGTACCTGGGCACAGGCTCATTAGCTGAGGATGGGGAGCC CCGCGCAGTgccccctcctccaccccccaGTGCCACGGGGACTGTGGGACCCAGTGTCCTACCAGCATCAG AGTACTACAACATGCTGGAGGAGAGGCTGTGA
- the LOC121098995 gene encoding 1-acyl-sn-glycerol-3-phosphate acyltransferase alpha-like — translation MMEVVLLHGLLLLLPLAALLLYRYNATFHYYCKVVVFNCWVVAMATILSPFAALRGRSVENMKLLCAAILPLKWFYGIKIQVWGSEHLNIKEPYVIVCNHQASLDLMGMVEVIPDRCVPIAKKELMYMGTVGWACWLSGIIFIDRHKREDAIDVIAQTAKTMRRENLRVWIFPEGTRNQEKSMLPFKRGAFHLAVQAQVPIFPIVISPYWDFFSSKDKKFTSGTCTIRILPKVETCGLSPKDVPRLTETVRQVMADALAELSADRCVDQGAEQPPFLRCAGARAGRGQGSPQCKEDTTRASN, via the exons ATGATGGAGGTGGTCCTGCTCCATGGgttgctgctcctcctccccttggcagccctgctgctttaCCGGTACAACGCCACTTTCCACTACTACTGCAAGGTGGTCGTCTTCAACTGCTGGGTTGTGGCCATGGCCACCATCCTGTCCCCCTTTGCAGCTCTTCGGGGACGCTCCGTGGAGAACATGAA GCTCCTGTGTGCTGCCATCCTGCCCCTGAAATGGTTTTATGGCATCAAGATACAGGTGTGGGGCTCTGAGCATCTGAACATCAAGGAGCCCTATGTGATAGTTTGCAACCACCAAGCTTCCCTTGACCTCATGG GCATGGTGGAGGTCATTCCTGACCGCTGTGTGCCCATCGCCAAGAAGGAGCTCATGTACATGGGCACCGTGGGGTGGGCCTGCTGGCTCAGTGGCATCATCTTCATCGACCGCCACAAAAGAGAAGATGCAATTGATGTCATCGCCCAGACGGCCAAGACCATGCGGCGTGAAAAT CTCCGAGTGTGGATTTTCCCTGAAGGCACCAGGAACCAGGAAAAATCCATGCTGCCCTTCAAGCGTGGGGCTTTCCACTTGGCTGTGCAGGCTCAG GTTCCCATTTTCCCCATTGTGATTTCCCCATACTGGGACTTCTTCAGCTCCAAGGATAAGAAATTCACGTCTG gGACGTGCACCATCCGAATCCTCCCCAAGGTAGAAACCTGTGGCCTGAGCCCAAAGGATGTCCCCAGACTGACAGAGACTGTCCGTCAGGTCATGGCTGATGCCCTTGCCGAGTTGTCTGCAGATCGCTGTGTGGAccagggtgctgagcagcctCCGTTCCTACGCTGCGCTGGGGCCCgtgctggcaggggacagggtAGCCCGCAGTGCAAGGAGGACACAACCAGGGCCAGTAATTAG
- the LOC121098990 gene encoding alpha-2-macroglobulin-like protein 1, producing the protein MGSVAALPCLLFFVLYFTAGASAKPHYVVFFPSVLYYPYTGKVHIHLMDLDEPVRVTLHLASSLGVPNITLEKQGSDILQLNWPRFSNVSTPPASIYEVAHLHVSIQGGSLQVSEQKKVLVKTLELGTLVQTDRDVYKPGQTVKFRIVRLDQNFIPSNRELPLVVMQDPRRNIVAQWRGVSPRQGIVELSFPLAAEPALGTYTIEVEGKQHSFSVKDDGPPHFEVLIRLPCVVVKDEKTQLDICGWYPSGRTFRGRAEARLCQSHEDDISLEGSLRNCVEFRGQMGRDGCFSTEVPVASFSLTSFHESRLYASATLLEEGTGMWRTVTRSCVIADEMATITFENDDKFYKPGIPYTGTMLLKRTNSSALKEKEFLLVVDTGRKGQTKTLPMDGSGRASFELDTSGWNGKVFLHAGLKTDEGQKYLRYQSVTRYLYPSSSDSQSFLKIHRVGKKLPCGQPQQLGVDYLFDEKVMGMKLQNLDVVFLVLAKWTIATVLRKELPAEAGLRGSFSLELPIGPELAPTAKVLGYVVLPNGEMVADSTELSVAKCFPNKVNLSFSEQRALVGSQLRLKVQAAPGSLCAVYAVEQRTRSSGAQGKVNPSVVYKLIPMFSEDGYPQVEEPDPPRCQTNLQPALQAPSINCFDVPRRRWKDCFHSLGRREVPARDIQPGPYSLVKDASLKAVTNAQLGCATNIRRQSYQSLLYPRGEGLEEDEQAGVMGDTGMQVDFLGTWLWELVPVGEVGSAEVTVTVPDAITQWEAGMFCTSPLGLGLAPATTLVAFKPFLVELALPYAVVHHEAFTLVATVFNYLRQCLRVQVTLAESAELEVSAVTDEVYSGCICADEERTFQWGVRATSPGNVNITVIAKALHSKELCGTEMPVTPSQGHVDIETKLLLVQLPRPM; encoded by the exons ATGGGGTctgtggcagctctgccctgcctgctgtttTTTGTCCTGTACTTCACAGCTGGAGCATCTGCAAAGCC GCACTACGTGGTGTTCTTCCCCTCCGTGCTGTACTATCCATACACTGGCAAAGTGCACATCCACCTCATGGACCTGGACGAGCCTGTGCGGGTGACGCTCCACCTGGCCAGCAGCCTCGGAGTCCCCAACATCACCCTGGAGAAGCAGGGCAGCGATATCCTCCAGCTGAACTGGCCCCGCTTCTCCAAC GTTTCTACCCCTCCTGCAAGCATCTATGAGGTTGCGCATCTTCACGTTTCCATCCAGGGAGGTTCCCTGCAGGTGTCTGAGCAGAAGAAAGTACTGGTGAAAACCCTGGAGCTGGGGACCTTGGTGCAGACAGACAGGGACGTCTACAAGCCTGGACAAACTG TGAAGTTTCGAATTGTCCGTTTGGATCAAAACTTCATTCCCAGCAACAGGGAG CTCCCGTTGGTGGTCATGCAG GATCCCAGGAGGAACATCGTGGCGCAGTGGCGGGGGGTGAGCCCACGGCAGGGCATCGTAGAACTGTCCTTCCCGCTGGCTGCGGAGCCGGCCCTGGGCACATACACCATCGAGGTGGAGGGCAAGCAGCACTCCTTCAGCGTGAAGGACGACG GGCCACCCCACTTTGAAGTGCTGATCCGGCTGCCCTGCGTGGTGGTGAAGGACGAGAAGACCCAACTGGACATTTGTGGGTG GTACCCATCTGGGAGAACTTTCCGGGGAAGAGCTgaagccaggctgtgccagtCCCACGAAGATGATATTTCCCTGGAGGGATCTTTGAGGAACTGTGTTGAGTTTAGGGGGCAG ATGGGGAGGGATGGCTGCTTCTCCACTGAGGTGCCGGTGGCTTCCTTCAGCCTGACCAGCTTCCATGAGAGTCGGCTCTATGCCTCTGCAAcgctgctggaggaggggacCG GAATGTGGCGCACAGTGACCAGAAGCTGTGTAATTGCAGATGAAATGGCCACGATCACCTTTGAAAACGACGATAAATTCTACAAGCCGGGCATCCCCTACACCGGGACg ATGTTGCTGAAGAGAACCAACAGCTCTGCCCTGAAGGAGAAGGAGTTTCTGCTTGTGGTTGATACTGGACGAAAAGGGCAAACAAAAACCCTGCCCATGGATGGATCGGGGAGAGCCTCCTTCGAGCTGGACACCTCTGGCTGGAATGGCAAGGTCTTCCTGCAC GCTGGACTCAAGACAGATGAAGGCCAGAAGTATCTCCGTTACCAAAGCGTCACTCGCTACCTGTATCCCTCCTCTTCGGACAGCCAAAGTTTCCTAAAGATCCACAGGGTGGGAAAGAAGCTGCCCTGcggccagccccagcagctcgGGGTGGATTATTTGTTCGACGAGAAGGTCATGGGGATGAAGCTGCAGAATCTGGATGTGGTCTTCCTG gtcCTGGCCAAGTGGACCATTGCCACCGTCCTCAGGAaagagctgcctgcagaggcTG GGCTGAGAGGCTCCTTCTCCCTGGAGCTGCCCATCGGCCCCGAGCTGGCACCCACGGCCAAGGTGCTGGGCTACGTGGTGCTGCCCAACGGGGAGATGGTGGCTGACAGCACCGAGCTCAGCGTGGCCAAGTGCTTCCCCAACAAG gtGAATCTGTCCTTCTCGGAGCAGAGGGCTCTGGTGGGCTCGCAGCTCCGCCTGAAGGTGCAGGCTGCCCCAGGGTCACTCTGTGCCGTCTACGCTGTGGAGCAACGCACACGGTCCTCTGGTGCCCAGGGCAAGGTCAACCCCAGTGTG GTCTATAAGTTAATCccaatgttttctgaagatgGCTATCCTCAAGTCGAAGAACCTGATCCACCTCGCTGTCAGACAAATCTGCAGCCCGCACTACAGGCTCCATCCATTAACTGTTTTGATGTGCCCAGGCGTCGCTGGAAGGATTGCTTCCACAGCCTCGGGCGCAGGGAGGTACCAGCGCGTGACATCCAGCCAGGCCCCTACAGCCTGGTTAAG GATGCAAGTCTGAAAGCTGTCACCAATgctcagctgggctgtgcaACAAACATCCGACGTCAAAGCTACCAAAGCCTTTTATACCCCCGAG GAGAAGGACTGGAGGAAGACGAGCAGGCAGGTGTCatgggggacacagggatgcAGGTGGATTTCTTAGGGACGTGGCTGTGGGAGCTGGTCCCTGTGGG GGAGGTGGGCTCTGCAGAGGTGACTGTGACGGTGCCTGATGCCATCACCCAGTGGGAAGCTGGGATGTTCTGCACATCCCCGCTGGGGTTGGGGCTGGCCCCTGCTACCACCCTCGTGGCTTTCAAGCCCTTCCTCGTGGAGCTGGCGCTGCCCTACGCTGTGGTCCACCATGAAGCCTTCACCCTCGTGGCCACCGTCTTCAACTACCTGCGGCAGTGCCTGCGG GTTCAGGTGACGCTGGCAGAGTCGGCGGAGCTGGAGGTGTCGGCGGTCACTGATGAGGTGTACAGTGGTTGTATCTGCGCAGATGAGGAGAGGACCTTCCAGTGGGGCGTGCGAGCCACCAGCCCGG GGAATGTGAACATCACCGTTATCGCCAAGGCCCTGCACTCCAAGGAGCTCTGCGGCACTGAGATGCCCGTGACGCCATCTCAGGGGCACGTGGACATCGAGACAAaactgctgctggtgcag CTCCCAAGACCAATGTAA
- the PRR29 gene encoding proline-rich protein 29 isoform X1 has translation MMIQNSQMHQVVMNNLAVSALTSFGFGPSPAAAQEMVVPLQTGEEEETVVFHHHYIPCPGPAPIQAWPVLMQDQRPVALRYLGTGSLAEDGEPRAVPPPPPPSATGTVGPSVLPASGKDTFSPCPSARDVLPSSIESFRLKKTFKIIKSSH, from the exons ATGATGATTCAAAACTCCCAAATGCACCAGGTGGTGATGAACAACCTGGCTGTATCGGCATTGACGTCCTTCGGGTTCGGgccatccccagctgctgcccag GAGATGGTGGTGCCATTGCAGACcggagaggaagaggagactgTGGTTTTCCACCATCACTACATCCCCTGCCCTGGTCCCGCTCCCATCCAGGCATGGCCGGTCCTGATGCAGGATCAGAGGCCGGTGGCCCTGCGGTACCTGGGCACAGGCTCATTAGCTGAGGATGGGGAGCC CCGCGCAGTgccccctcctccaccccccaGTGCCACGGGGACTGTGGGACCCAGTGTCCTACCAGCATCAGGTAAGGACACGTTCTCCCCATGTCCCTCAGCGAGGGATGTCTTGCCCTCAAgcatagaatcgtttaggttgaaaaagacctttaagatcatcaagtccagccattaa